The region CGTGGAAACACTCCCGGGCGTGCAGTCGCTGAGCCTGGCGTTCATCACGCCGCTCAGCGGTACCCGCTGGAACCAGGACTTCACTGCCGAAGGATACCAGTGGCAGCCCGATGACCAGAAGTACGTCGATCTGAATGCGGTGGGCCCCCGTTACTTCGAGACCATTATCAGTTCGTCTCACTATTTCAGGTATAAGATCAATCCAACGCTGCCCCTGGGGCTTAGGCTATGTGACTCACTCCGTACAGAAAAAGAAGCGGAGGAAGAGTTGGAGGAACTATGTCCCCAGCCATATCCCAACCCGGCTTCGCCGAACAGGCCGAATCTCTTGTTAAGGGTGTATTGAGCTCCGAGAGCGCCGGAAATGCTATGGAAGGGGCTCTTGGCGTCACTGAGAATAGTTCCGGTTGTCTGATTAGACTGAGACTTCGACCACGAGTACAGATAGCGAGGGCTGACGTAGACGCTCAGATCTTCCCATTTATGCATGTAGAGAAGCCCGCTGATACCCCCTGAGATCGAGTATGACTTTGATTCGAGGGGTGAAGGAGCGACGGAAGGAGGGACCGCTAGTGCTCTTGAGTTTGCAGTTGACCTTGAAAATGTAATTTCAGGTCTGAGGGCAAATCGTTCGGTTAAATTCCAGGTCATTCCATAGGTCGGGAATCCTATGTTTAATCCCACCTTTCCCTTCTCCTGGGCGGGAAGCACACAGCAGATCATCGAAAAGAAAACCAGGGACAGGATCCAACGCTTGTTCATACAAGGCACCCTCCACCATGCTTTCTGCCTGAAAAGATCGCGATCACGGTGACGATCAGAGAATACAGGTCACCGCCGTCGCACTGTTATGGAACCACGTATATACATAGAGTCGCCTGTCTGCAGGAGGGTTCAATAAACTCAGCGTCATATTAATCCCATAGTTATTCTCCCCATTGAACATTTGCAGACCATGTGCAGGGCAAGGCTTAATCCGTATTATTCATGAGTGAATGGCAAGAATAGATCTCTGGACGCCGACAGTTTTGATCTTGTCGGCGTCCAAGAACTTTTGCCGCCCCGCAGGTGTTCTCTCGTCAGGGGACCGTGTCTCGAGTTCCTGGCGATCCTCTTTGCTATCGTTTGGCCGCCGGCGCACCGTACGGCACTACTGCCGGCTTGCCGTTGACGACCCGAACGAATGGGAAAGAGGAACCTTTTTGCGGCACGAGCTTGTACATCTGGTAGCGGATCAGGCCATATTCGGACTGCGGCTCGAGCAGGCACGAAATGAGATTGGCGGCAGGCTGCTCAACAGAGACATAGAAATCGCCCTTCTGTGTCGTGACTTTGCCGGGCTTTACTTCAACATCGATTCTCTCCGGGGCCACGTAATCCACCTTAGCCGGAACGATCTCCCTGATCTGATAGGTCTGAGCGGTGACAGCCGTGCTCTTGCTGAAGACGCCGACGCTGATCCCGTGATCCAGCAACGTCTTGACTACATCCTGGTGTTCCGCCGGAATGATGTAGCCGAGCGGCCGAGGCACTGCCAGCCGGGACTCGACCTTGGGAAGCCAGTTTTTCACCACCTGCGTTTCGACGGTGGGATTTTGAGCAGGATTCCCGCGCGCCCCGGCCGCACGCGCAAAGGCTTTCAGCGCAAGCTCGGGCTCCTTGGGATCGCGGACATAGTCCATCTTGAGATGTACGGCATTGTCGGGCGAAGGCTTGCCTGCTCTCCGAGCCAGATCCGCACGGCTGCCGCGCACCAGCGAAAGCACCTTTTTACTGTCGCCCGCCACTGCTTCGAGCAGGCCGGTTATTCCGGAATACTGCCAGCGCGACCTCTCCTGCAAAGTCTGCGTGTCACGGCGCGAGGAACACTCCTGAATAAACGAGAGGCTGTCATAGATGCCGAGACTGTTCCTGCCGTCATTCAGGTCCGTGGTGCTCGGCCTCATCTGAATCTCGCGCGGCTGGCCCTGCGCCGGACGGTCAGGCGCGCCCGCGGCCTGGTTGCTGCCCACCGTTTCCGAGACCAGGTACTCATGCCAGGTGAAGCCGTCCGCGGCCACCTTCTTTTCGATCGCCGGAAAGATCTTTTCTCTCGAATAGCGCTCGAGGCCGGGATTGATGTTCAGATTCGAAACGCACCCTGTTGATACCCGGTAGTAGTCATCCCCTTTTTCATGGAGGTCGAGCGTCACTTCGGGCATCCACGCGCGAAACACCATGTGGATCGCCCGGGTCTCGGGCGACTCGAGCTTCACATGATCGCGATTGAGGTCCAGGCCCTGCTCGTTTTCGCGCCGGTTGACGAAGTTGCCGTAGGGATTTGCCTGTGCAATGAAGAGGAAGTTGAGTTGCTTCAACAGCGGCTTGCGCTCGCCCACGGCCAGGTCGCGTATGAGCATCAGCGCCGCTTCTTTGGCCGATTGTTCGTTGCCGTGCTGCGAAGCCACAATCATGACCGTCGGCTTGTTGCGATTCAGGGCCTTGGGATTGTCAATGCCTTCCTCGGTAATGATGCACAGGTAGAGGTTGGCGGAGCGGAGTTCCTTCGCCTCGAGAGTCTTGCCGACAATCTGGACGACAGTCTCCCTGGAGGCCGTGTCGACGGCCTGAAGAAAACGGGAAACATCCTCATACTGCGTGTAGCGACTCCAGCCCGATTCCTCGGCGGGTGTCTTCAGTGACTGAGCCCAGAGCGGCACAGCCAGCAGTAGAATGATCAGGGCGGTTTGCATTTTAAAGCAGGACGATCGGGACGTCATGAAGCACCTCCAAAAGACACGGTCATGCCTGAAGAGAAAGAGCCCGGTATTGCTCAGCCACAAGGCGGCAGCAGGCCGCCGCTTCACTGAGGAGAACCAAGCCGGCCTGGGCGGTCCAGGCCGAACTGACAAAACAAGCTGCCTAAAGGCAATGGAGACCTTGACGGACAACCTCAGTTGTCTCCAAGGCGTGTGTTCGACTTATATCCTGAGCTCCTCGAGAGATTGGACAAGGTGGTCTACATCTGACTTCGTATTGTAAATGGTCAGGGAGATGCGCAGCCCGTTCAGCCCGAATTCGGTCATCGCACGGCAATCGATCTGGCGCGCGGTAAGCTTCTGGCCTAACTCGGTCACTTTGGACCCTTCGACCTCTACCGTAGTGATGCCCGCGGAGAGGCTGTCCGGTGCGGGCGTTTTGAACTTGTAGTAGGGTTTGCCCGACAAGCGTTCCCGGAAATACTGTTTGAGCTCTCGTATGCGGCCTTCTATGCGCCCGGCGTCGATGAGATTGCGAAAATCCAACGCCG is a window of Terriglobia bacterium DNA encoding:
- a CDS encoding DUF2817 domain-containing protein, which codes for MTSRSSCFKMQTALIILLLAVPLWAQSLKTPAEESGWSRYTQYEDVSRFLQAVDTASRETVVQIVGKTLEAKELRSANLYLCIITEEGIDNPKALNRNKPTVMIVASQHGNEQSAKEAALMLIRDLAVGERKPLLKQLNFLFIAQANPYGNFVNRRENEQGLDLNRDHVKLESPETRAIHMVFRAWMPEVTLDLHEKGDDYYRVSTGCVSNLNINPGLERYSREKIFPAIEKKVAADGFTWHEYLVSETVGSNQAAGAPDRPAQGQPREIQMRPSTTDLNDGRNSLGIYDSLSFIQECSSRRDTQTLQERSRWQYSGITGLLEAVAGDSKKVLSLVRGSRADLARRAGKPSPDNAVHLKMDYVRDPKEPELALKAFARAAGARGNPAQNPTVETQVVKNWLPKVESRLAVPRPLGYIIPAEHQDVVKTLLDHGISVGVFSKSTAVTAQTYQIREIVPAKVDYVAPERIDVEVKPGKVTTQKGDFYVSVEQPAANLISCLLEPQSEYGLIRYQMYKLVPQKGSSFPFVRVVNGKPAVVPYGAPAAKR